A section of the Ranitomeya imitator isolate aRanImi1 chromosome 7, aRanImi1.pri, whole genome shotgun sequence genome encodes:
- the LOC138644384 gene encoding C-X-C chemokine receptor type 2-like, producing the protein MNANFDIYGYFDTFTDYYTYIPSPDTTPCPISSPVNKYAVFIVYATVFLLNIIGNSLVILVICYNKTKKSSTDIYLLNLAVADLLFSLTLPFWATYRVKEWVFGIVMCKIVSVLQEVNFYSGIFLLACISVDRYLAIVHATEFFTNKKYGVAFSIIAIWIISIGISIPSIWFRDVFLPPSRGIVCHENLGPETSDWMINIRIGRHVMGFFIPLLVMLFCYGFVIKTLIRAKNSQKHRAMKVILAVFLVFLICWLPHNITVMVDSLMRRELVNETCSLRDQLNTALYITEVLGFTHSCINPILYAFIGHKFRHSFLTILANKGIISKDRLSSYGRSLSVMSSSAHTSTTI; encoded by the coding sequence ATGAATGCAAACTTTGACATCTATGGATATTTTGACACTTTCACAGATTACTACACCTACATCCCATCTCCGGAcaccaccccatgcccaatttcatCGCCAGTTAACAAATACGCAGTTTTTATAGTTTATGCCACTGTTTTCTTGCTCAATATCATCGGCAACAGCCTTGTGATTCTCGTCATCTGTTACAACAAAACAAAGAAATCATCCACAGACATCTACCTGCTGAATTTGGCAGTCGCCGACCTCCTTTTTTCCTTAACGTTACCCTTCTGGGCCACATACAGAGTCAAAGAGTGGGTGTTTGGCATCGTCATGTGCAAAATCGTCTCCGTACTCCAAGAAGTCAACTTCTACAGCGGAATCTTCTTGCTGGCTTGTATAAGCGTAGACCGCTACCTGGCAATAGTCCATGCCACCGAATTCTTTACAAACAAGAAGTATGGGGTGGCGTTTAGTATCATCGCCATCTGGATCATCTCAATTGGTATTTCTATCCCGTCCATTTGGTTTAGAGATGTGTTTTTGCCACCAAGTAGAGGAATCGTTTGTCATGAGAACCTGGGTCCTGAAACATCAGATTGGATGATTAACATCAGGATCGGACGCCACGTGATGGGGTTCTTTATACCGTTGCTCGTTATGCTCTTCTGTTATGGCTTCGTTATTAAGACTCTTATTAGGGCTAAAAACAGCCAGAAGCACCGAGCTATGAAGGTCATCCTCGCTGTGTTTTTGGTTTTCTTGATTTGCTGGCTTCCCCACAATATCACCGTCATGGTGGACTCTCTCATGAGGAGAGAACTTGTCAATGAAACGTGCTCGCTCAGAGATCAGCTGAATACTGCCTTGTACATCACCGAAGTTTTGGGCTTCACTCACAGCTGCATTAACCCAATCCTCTACGCATTCATTGGGCACAAATTTCGACACAGTTTCTTGACTATCCTTGCCAACAAGGGAATTATCAGCAAGGATAGACTTTCCAGCTACGGGCGAAGTCTCTCCGTCATGTCTTCATCGGCACATACATCTACCACAATCTAG
- the LOC138644385 gene encoding C-X-C chemokine receptor type 2-like produces MNSNFDISGYFDTFTDVNIYIPSPDTTPCSTSSPANKYAVFIVYATVFLLNIIGNSLVILVICYNKTKKSSTDIYLLNLAVADLLFSLTLPFWATYRVKEWVFGIAMCKIVSVLQEVNFYSGIFLLACISVDRYLAIVHATEFFTNKKYGVTFSIIAIWVISIGISIPSIWFRDVFPADKRGLVCHENLGPETSDWMINIRIGRHVMGFFIPLLVMLFCYGFVIKTLIRTKNSQKHRAMKVILAVFLVFLICWFPHNITVMVDSLMRRELVNETCSLRDQLNTALYITEVLGFTHSCINPILYAFIGHKFRHSFLTILANKGIISKDRLSSYGRSLSVMSSSAHKSTRI; encoded by the coding sequence ATGAATTCAAACTTTGACATCTCTGGATATTTTGACACTTTCACAGATGTCAACATCTACATCCCATCTCCGGACACCACCCCATGCTCCACCTCATCGCCAGCCAACAAATACGCAGTTTTTATAGTTTATGCCACTGTTTTCTTACTCAATATCATCGGCAACAGCCTTGTGATTCTCGTCATCTGTTACAACAAAACGAAGAAGTCGTCCACAGACATCTACCTGCTGAATTTGGCAGTCGCCGACCTCCTTTTTTCCTTAACGTTACCCTTCTGGGCCACATACAGAGTCAAAGAGTGGGTGTTTGGCATCGCCATGTGCAAAATCGTCTCCGTACTCCAAGAAGTCAACTTCTACAGCGGAATCTTCTTGCTGGCTTGTATAAGCGTAGACCGCTACCTGGCAATAGTCCATGCCACCGAATTCTTTACAAACAAGAAGTATGGGGTGACGTTTAGTATCATCGCCATCTGGGTCATCTCAATTGGTATTTCTATCCCGTCCATTTGGTTTAGAGATGTGTTTCCCGCAGATAAGCGAGGACTCGTTTGTCATGAGAACCTGGGTCCTGAAACATCAGATTGGATGATTAACATCAGGATCGGACGCCACGTGATGGGGTTCTTTATACCGTTGCTCGTTATGCTCTTCTGTTATGGCTTCGTCATTAAGACTCTTATTAGGACCAAAAACAGCCAGAAGCACCGAGCTATGAAGGTCATCCTCGCTGTATTTTTGGTTTTCTTGATTTGCTGGTTTCCCCACAATATCACCGTCATGGTGGACTCTCTCATGAGGAGAGAACTTGTCAATGAAACGTGCTCGCTCAGAGATCAGCTGAATACTGCCTTGTACATCACCGAAGTTTTGGGCTTCACTCACAGCTGCATTAACCCAATCCTCTACGCATTCATTGGGCACAAATTTCGACACAGTTTCTTGACTATCCTTGCCAACAAGGGAATTATCAGCAAGGACAGACTTTCCAGCTACGGGCGAAGTCTCTCCGTCATGTCTTCATCGGCACATAAATCTACGAGAATCTAG